From the genome of Salvelinus alpinus chromosome 19, SLU_Salpinus.1, whole genome shotgun sequence, one region includes:
- the LOC139545581 gene encoding folylpolyglutamate synthase, mitochondrial-like isoform X1, producing the protein MVRYSLVILSFLLHTKDQAGLHFSTSSTGLFIMDYEEAVCALNTLQTNVSVLDQVRRERSELPELQLQAMRGFLHRTGLTVDKLDHLNIIHVTGTKGKGSTCAFTERILRDYGFRTGFYSSPHLVQVRERIRINGQPISKELFTKYFWEVFAQLDATKDSHGVSMPAYFRFLTILAFHVFLQERVDLAVIEVGIGGAYDCTNIIRKPWVCGISSLGIDHTSILGNTIEEIAWQKAGIFKPGVPVFTVKQPDRPMTVLQDRAKEIGCPLWVCPDLEQYESGAGPLSLGLAGRQQRCNASLALQLSKTWLQCYRQSDDQLAAPVVENRLVSQATPFKPSPIMVKGLEATEWPGRTQTLRHGPVTYYLDGAHTTGSMQACVHWFSQEIQQEESSSRGPVIRVLLFNTTGERDSAAMLKLLEPCQFDFAVFCPNITETITENNADQQNFNVSVENMLTRCLDNQISWQSLSGTETKQGSESELLIKDRLPLLANIRTHTLVFPCILSALQWISQGRDAVLATAGSPYLPVQPSVTAKAEPLREAAQVSVLVTGSLHLVGGALKYLDPSLAS; encoded by the exons ATGGTTCGCTACTCTCTGGTCATACTGTCATTCTTACTGCACACTAAGGACCAGGCAGGACTACACTTCTCAACCTCATCTACTGGGCTTTTCATAATGGATTATGAG gaAGCAGTGTGTGCTCTGAACACCTTGCAGACCAATGTGAGTGTGTTGGATCAGGTGCGGAGGGAGCGGAGTGAGCTACCTGAGCTGCAGCTCCAGGCCATGCGGGGTTTCCTCCATCGTACAGGCCTCACA GTAGACAAGCTGGACCACCTCAATATAATCCATGTGACAGGCACCAAGGGCAAG GGATCAACATGTGCCTTTACTGAGAGAATCCTCAGGGACTATGGCTTTCGGACTGGGTTTTACAG CTCACCACACCTGGTACAGGTCAGAGAGAGAATACGCATCAATGGACAACCAATCAGCAAAGAGCTCTTCACCAAATACTTCTGGGAGGTGTTTGCTCAGTTAGATGCTACAAAG GACTCCCATGGAGTTAGTATGCCGGCCTATTTCCGCTTCCTCACCATCCTGGCGTTCCATGTCTTCCTACAGGAGAGG GTTGATTTAGCTGTTATTGAGGTTGGGATTGGAGGGGCCTATGACTGTACGAACATCATCAG GAAGCCGTGGGTTTGTGGGATATCCTCCTTAGGAATTGATCACACAAGTATACTAGGAAACACCATAGAGGAGATCGCCTGGCAGAAAGCAGGCATATTTAAG CCAGGGGTGCCAGTGTTCACTGTCAAGCAGCCAGATAGGCCCATGACTGTTCTACAGGACAGAGCCAAAGAGATAGGG TGTCCTCTGTGGGTTTGTCCAGATCTGGAGCAGTATGAGTCTGGGGCTGGCCCTCTGAGTCTGGGCCTGGCTGGACGACAGCAGCGTTGCAACGCATCACTCGCCCTGCAGCTCAGCAAGACCTGGCTACAGTGCTACAGacagtctg ATGATCAGCTTGCTGCCCCGGTAGTGGAGAACAGGCTGGTCTCCCAGGCAACACCCTTTAAGCCCAGCCCCATCATGGTCAAAG gcctggagGCGACAGAGTGGCCTGGAAGAACTCAGACTCTGAGGCATGGTCCTGTCACCTACTACCTGGACGGAGCCCACACCACGGGCAGCATGCAGGCCTGTGTACACTGGTTCAGCCAGGAGATACAGCAGGAAGAGAGTAGCAGCAG gggccCTGTGATCAGAGTACTGCTGTTCAACACCACAGGAGAGAGGGACTCTGCTGCCATGCTCAAACTCCTAGAG CCATGCCAGTTTGATTTTGCAGTGTTTTGTCCCAACATTACTGAAACTATTACAGAAAACAATGCAG ATCAGCAAAATTTCAATGTGTCTGTGGAGAACATGCTGACCCGTTGCCTTGACAACCAGATCAGCTGGCAGAGCCTGAGTGGGACAGAGACTAAGCAGGGGTCTGAGTCTGAGCTGCTGATAAAGGACAGGCTCCCCTTGCTGGCCAACATCAGGACCCACACCCTGGTCTTCCCTTGCATCCTCAGCGCCCTCCAGTGGATCAGCCAGGGAAGGGATGCTGTACTGGCTACTGCAGGGAGCCCCTATCTCCCAGTACAGCCCAGTGTCACGGCAAAAGCAGAACCACTGAGAGAGGCAGCCCAGGTCTCTGTCCTGGTCACAGGTAGTCTACACCTAGTAGGAGGGGCGCTGAAATACCTGGACCCCTCGCTAGCCTCCTAA
- the LOC139545581 gene encoding folylpolyglutamate synthase, mitochondrial-like isoform X5, producing the protein MRGFLHRTGLTVDKLDHLNIIHVTGTKGKGSTCAFTERILRDYGFRTGFYSSPHLVQVRERIRINGQPISKELFTKYFWEVFAQLDATKDSHGVSMPAYFRFLTILAFHVFLQERVDLAVIEVGIGGAYDCTNIIRKPWVCGISSLGIDHTSILGNTIEEIAWQKAGIFKPGVPVFTVKQPDRPMTVLQDRAKEIGCPLWVCPDLEQYESGAGPLSLGLAGRQQRCNASLALQLSKTWLQCYRQSDDQLAAPVVENRLVSQATPFKPSPIMVKGLEATEWPGRTQTLRHGPVTYYLDGAHTTGSMQACVHWFSQEIQQEESSSRGPVIRVLLFNTTGERDSAAMLKLLEPCQFDFAVFCPNITETITENNADQQNFNVSVENMLTRCLDNQISWQSLSGTETKQGSESELLIKDRLPLLANIRTHTLVFPCILSALQWISQGRDAVLATAGSPYLPVQPSVTAKAEPLREAAQVSVLVTGSLHLVGGALKYLDPSLAS; encoded by the exons ATGCGGGGTTTCCTCCATCGTACAGGCCTCACA GTAGACAAGCTGGACCACCTCAATATAATCCATGTGACAGGCACCAAGGGCAAG GGATCAACATGTGCCTTTACTGAGAGAATCCTCAGGGACTATGGCTTTCGGACTGGGTTTTACAG CTCACCACACCTGGTACAGGTCAGAGAGAGAATACGCATCAATGGACAACCAATCAGCAAAGAGCTCTTCACCAAATACTTCTGGGAGGTGTTTGCTCAGTTAGATGCTACAAAG GACTCCCATGGAGTTAGTATGCCGGCCTATTTCCGCTTCCTCACCATCCTGGCGTTCCATGTCTTCCTACAGGAGAGG GTTGATTTAGCTGTTATTGAGGTTGGGATTGGAGGGGCCTATGACTGTACGAACATCATCAG GAAGCCGTGGGTTTGTGGGATATCCTCCTTAGGAATTGATCACACAAGTATACTAGGAAACACCATAGAGGAGATCGCCTGGCAGAAAGCAGGCATATTTAAG CCAGGGGTGCCAGTGTTCACTGTCAAGCAGCCAGATAGGCCCATGACTGTTCTACAGGACAGAGCCAAAGAGATAGGG TGTCCTCTGTGGGTTTGTCCAGATCTGGAGCAGTATGAGTCTGGGGCTGGCCCTCTGAGTCTGGGCCTGGCTGGACGACAGCAGCGTTGCAACGCATCACTCGCCCTGCAGCTCAGCAAGACCTGGCTACAGTGCTACAGacagtctg ATGATCAGCTTGCTGCCCCGGTAGTGGAGAACAGGCTGGTCTCCCAGGCAACACCCTTTAAGCCCAGCCCCATCATGGTCAAAG gcctggagGCGACAGAGTGGCCTGGAAGAACTCAGACTCTGAGGCATGGTCCTGTCACCTACTACCTGGACGGAGCCCACACCACGGGCAGCATGCAGGCCTGTGTACACTGGTTCAGCCAGGAGATACAGCAGGAAGAGAGTAGCAGCAG gggccCTGTGATCAGAGTACTGCTGTTCAACACCACAGGAGAGAGGGACTCTGCTGCCATGCTCAAACTCCTAGAG CCATGCCAGTTTGATTTTGCAGTGTTTTGTCCCAACATTACTGAAACTATTACAGAAAACAATGCAG ATCAGCAAAATTTCAATGTGTCTGTGGAGAACATGCTGACCCGTTGCCTTGACAACCAGATCAGCTGGCAGAGCCTGAGTGGGACAGAGACTAAGCAGGGGTCTGAGTCTGAGCTGCTGATAAAGGACAGGCTCCCCTTGCTGGCCAACATCAGGACCCACACCCTGGTCTTCCCTTGCATCCTCAGCGCCCTCCAGTGGATCAGCCAGGGAAGGGATGCTGTACTGGCTACTGCAGGGAGCCCCTATCTCCCAGTACAGCCCAGTGTCACGGCAAAAGCAGAACCACTGAGAGAGGCAGCCCAGGTCTCTGTCCTGGTCACAGGTAGTCTACACCTAGTAGGAGGGGCGCTGAAATACCTGGACCCCTCGCTAGCCTCCTAA
- the LOC139545581 gene encoding folylpolyglutamate synthase, mitochondrial-like isoform X4 — MEISVALRRTKGFYEAVCALNTLQTNVSVLDQVRRERSELPELQLQAMRGFLHRTGLTVDKLDHLNIIHVTGTKGKGSTCAFTERILRDYGFRTGFYSSPHLVQVRERIRINGQPISKELFTKYFWEVFAQLDATKDSHGVSMPAYFRFLTILAFHVFLQERVDLAVIEVGIGGAYDCTNIIRKPWVCGISSLGIDHTSILGNTIEEIAWQKAGIFKPGVPVFTVKQPDRPMTVLQDRAKEIGCPLWVCPDLEQYESGAGPLSLGLAGRQQRCNASLALQLSKTWLQCYRQSDDQLAAPVVENRLVSQATPFKPSPIMVKGLEATEWPGRTQTLRHGPVTYYLDGAHTTGSMQACVHWFSQEIQQEESSSRGPVIRVLLFNTTGERDSAAMLKLLEPCQFDFAVFCPNITETITENNADQQNFNVSVENMLTRCLDNQISWQSLSGTETKQGSESELLIKDRLPLLANIRTHTLVFPCILSALQWISQGRDAVLATAGSPYLPVQPSVTAKAEPLREAAQVSVLVTGSLHLVGGALKYLDPSLAS; from the exons ATGGAAATATCTGTCGCCTTGAGGAGAACTAAAGGTTTTTAT gaAGCAGTGTGTGCTCTGAACACCTTGCAGACCAATGTGAGTGTGTTGGATCAGGTGCGGAGGGAGCGGAGTGAGCTACCTGAGCTGCAGCTCCAGGCCATGCGGGGTTTCCTCCATCGTACAGGCCTCACA GTAGACAAGCTGGACCACCTCAATATAATCCATGTGACAGGCACCAAGGGCAAG GGATCAACATGTGCCTTTACTGAGAGAATCCTCAGGGACTATGGCTTTCGGACTGGGTTTTACAG CTCACCACACCTGGTACAGGTCAGAGAGAGAATACGCATCAATGGACAACCAATCAGCAAAGAGCTCTTCACCAAATACTTCTGGGAGGTGTTTGCTCAGTTAGATGCTACAAAG GACTCCCATGGAGTTAGTATGCCGGCCTATTTCCGCTTCCTCACCATCCTGGCGTTCCATGTCTTCCTACAGGAGAGG GTTGATTTAGCTGTTATTGAGGTTGGGATTGGAGGGGCCTATGACTGTACGAACATCATCAG GAAGCCGTGGGTTTGTGGGATATCCTCCTTAGGAATTGATCACACAAGTATACTAGGAAACACCATAGAGGAGATCGCCTGGCAGAAAGCAGGCATATTTAAG CCAGGGGTGCCAGTGTTCACTGTCAAGCAGCCAGATAGGCCCATGACTGTTCTACAGGACAGAGCCAAAGAGATAGGG TGTCCTCTGTGGGTTTGTCCAGATCTGGAGCAGTATGAGTCTGGGGCTGGCCCTCTGAGTCTGGGCCTGGCTGGACGACAGCAGCGTTGCAACGCATCACTCGCCCTGCAGCTCAGCAAGACCTGGCTACAGTGCTACAGacagtctg ATGATCAGCTTGCTGCCCCGGTAGTGGAGAACAGGCTGGTCTCCCAGGCAACACCCTTTAAGCCCAGCCCCATCATGGTCAAAG gcctggagGCGACAGAGTGGCCTGGAAGAACTCAGACTCTGAGGCATGGTCCTGTCACCTACTACCTGGACGGAGCCCACACCACGGGCAGCATGCAGGCCTGTGTACACTGGTTCAGCCAGGAGATACAGCAGGAAGAGAGTAGCAGCAG gggccCTGTGATCAGAGTACTGCTGTTCAACACCACAGGAGAGAGGGACTCTGCTGCCATGCTCAAACTCCTAGAG CCATGCCAGTTTGATTTTGCAGTGTTTTGTCCCAACATTACTGAAACTATTACAGAAAACAATGCAG ATCAGCAAAATTTCAATGTGTCTGTGGAGAACATGCTGACCCGTTGCCTTGACAACCAGATCAGCTGGCAGAGCCTGAGTGGGACAGAGACTAAGCAGGGGTCTGAGTCTGAGCTGCTGATAAAGGACAGGCTCCCCTTGCTGGCCAACATCAGGACCCACACCCTGGTCTTCCCTTGCATCCTCAGCGCCCTCCAGTGGATCAGCCAGGGAAGGGATGCTGTACTGGCTACTGCAGGGAGCCCCTATCTCCCAGTACAGCCCAGTGTCACGGCAAAAGCAGAACCACTGAGAGAGGCAGCCCAGGTCTCTGTCCTGGTCACAGGTAGTCTACACCTAGTAGGAGGGGCGCTGAAATACCTGGACCCCTCGCTAGCCTCCTAA
- the LOC139545581 gene encoding folylpolyglutamate synthase, mitochondrial-like isoform X2, producing MRSPHKDSKARNFQTRKEAVCALNTLQTNVSVLDQVRRERSELPELQLQAMRGFLHRTGLTVDKLDHLNIIHVTGTKGKGSTCAFTERILRDYGFRTGFYSSPHLVQVRERIRINGQPISKELFTKYFWEVFAQLDATKDSHGVSMPAYFRFLTILAFHVFLQERVDLAVIEVGIGGAYDCTNIIRKPWVCGISSLGIDHTSILGNTIEEIAWQKAGIFKPGVPVFTVKQPDRPMTVLQDRAKEIGCPLWVCPDLEQYESGAGPLSLGLAGRQQRCNASLALQLSKTWLQCYRQSDDQLAAPVVENRLVSQATPFKPSPIMVKGLEATEWPGRTQTLRHGPVTYYLDGAHTTGSMQACVHWFSQEIQQEESSSRGPVIRVLLFNTTGERDSAAMLKLLEPCQFDFAVFCPNITETITENNADQQNFNVSVENMLTRCLDNQISWQSLSGTETKQGSESELLIKDRLPLLANIRTHTLVFPCILSALQWISQGRDAVLATAGSPYLPVQPSVTAKAEPLREAAQVSVLVTGSLHLVGGALKYLDPSLAS from the exons ATGAG gagtcctcacaaggatagtaaagcaAGGAACTTTCAGACAAGGAAA gaAGCAGTGTGTGCTCTGAACACCTTGCAGACCAATGTGAGTGTGTTGGATCAGGTGCGGAGGGAGCGGAGTGAGCTACCTGAGCTGCAGCTCCAGGCCATGCGGGGTTTCCTCCATCGTACAGGCCTCACA GTAGACAAGCTGGACCACCTCAATATAATCCATGTGACAGGCACCAAGGGCAAG GGATCAACATGTGCCTTTACTGAGAGAATCCTCAGGGACTATGGCTTTCGGACTGGGTTTTACAG CTCACCACACCTGGTACAGGTCAGAGAGAGAATACGCATCAATGGACAACCAATCAGCAAAGAGCTCTTCACCAAATACTTCTGGGAGGTGTTTGCTCAGTTAGATGCTACAAAG GACTCCCATGGAGTTAGTATGCCGGCCTATTTCCGCTTCCTCACCATCCTGGCGTTCCATGTCTTCCTACAGGAGAGG GTTGATTTAGCTGTTATTGAGGTTGGGATTGGAGGGGCCTATGACTGTACGAACATCATCAG GAAGCCGTGGGTTTGTGGGATATCCTCCTTAGGAATTGATCACACAAGTATACTAGGAAACACCATAGAGGAGATCGCCTGGCAGAAAGCAGGCATATTTAAG CCAGGGGTGCCAGTGTTCACTGTCAAGCAGCCAGATAGGCCCATGACTGTTCTACAGGACAGAGCCAAAGAGATAGGG TGTCCTCTGTGGGTTTGTCCAGATCTGGAGCAGTATGAGTCTGGGGCTGGCCCTCTGAGTCTGGGCCTGGCTGGACGACAGCAGCGTTGCAACGCATCACTCGCCCTGCAGCTCAGCAAGACCTGGCTACAGTGCTACAGacagtctg ATGATCAGCTTGCTGCCCCGGTAGTGGAGAACAGGCTGGTCTCCCAGGCAACACCCTTTAAGCCCAGCCCCATCATGGTCAAAG gcctggagGCGACAGAGTGGCCTGGAAGAACTCAGACTCTGAGGCATGGTCCTGTCACCTACTACCTGGACGGAGCCCACACCACGGGCAGCATGCAGGCCTGTGTACACTGGTTCAGCCAGGAGATACAGCAGGAAGAGAGTAGCAGCAG gggccCTGTGATCAGAGTACTGCTGTTCAACACCACAGGAGAGAGGGACTCTGCTGCCATGCTCAAACTCCTAGAG CCATGCCAGTTTGATTTTGCAGTGTTTTGTCCCAACATTACTGAAACTATTACAGAAAACAATGCAG ATCAGCAAAATTTCAATGTGTCTGTGGAGAACATGCTGACCCGTTGCCTTGACAACCAGATCAGCTGGCAGAGCCTGAGTGGGACAGAGACTAAGCAGGGGTCTGAGTCTGAGCTGCTGATAAAGGACAGGCTCCCCTTGCTGGCCAACATCAGGACCCACACCCTGGTCTTCCCTTGCATCCTCAGCGCCCTCCAGTGGATCAGCCAGGGAAGGGATGCTGTACTGGCTACTGCAGGGAGCCCCTATCTCCCAGTACAGCCCAGTGTCACGGCAAAAGCAGAACCACTGAGAGAGGCAGCCCAGGTCTCTGTCCTGGTCACAGGTAGTCTACACCTAGTAGGAGGGGCGCTGAAATACCTGGACCCCTCGCTAGCCTCCTAA
- the LOC139545581 gene encoding folylpolyglutamate synthase, mitochondrial-like isoform X3, protein MSPHKDSKARNFQTRKEAVCALNTLQTNVSVLDQVRRERSELPELQLQAMRGFLHRTGLTVDKLDHLNIIHVTGTKGKGSTCAFTERILRDYGFRTGFYSSPHLVQVRERIRINGQPISKELFTKYFWEVFAQLDATKDSHGVSMPAYFRFLTILAFHVFLQERVDLAVIEVGIGGAYDCTNIIRKPWVCGISSLGIDHTSILGNTIEEIAWQKAGIFKPGVPVFTVKQPDRPMTVLQDRAKEIGCPLWVCPDLEQYESGAGPLSLGLAGRQQRCNASLALQLSKTWLQCYRQSDDQLAAPVVENRLVSQATPFKPSPIMVKGLEATEWPGRTQTLRHGPVTYYLDGAHTTGSMQACVHWFSQEIQQEESSSRGPVIRVLLFNTTGERDSAAMLKLLEPCQFDFAVFCPNITETITENNADQQNFNVSVENMLTRCLDNQISWQSLSGTETKQGSESELLIKDRLPLLANIRTHTLVFPCILSALQWISQGRDAVLATAGSPYLPVQPSVTAKAEPLREAAQVSVLVTGSLHLVGGALKYLDPSLAS, encoded by the exons AT gagtcctcacaaggatagtaaagcaAGGAACTTTCAGACAAGGAAA gaAGCAGTGTGTGCTCTGAACACCTTGCAGACCAATGTGAGTGTGTTGGATCAGGTGCGGAGGGAGCGGAGTGAGCTACCTGAGCTGCAGCTCCAGGCCATGCGGGGTTTCCTCCATCGTACAGGCCTCACA GTAGACAAGCTGGACCACCTCAATATAATCCATGTGACAGGCACCAAGGGCAAG GGATCAACATGTGCCTTTACTGAGAGAATCCTCAGGGACTATGGCTTTCGGACTGGGTTTTACAG CTCACCACACCTGGTACAGGTCAGAGAGAGAATACGCATCAATGGACAACCAATCAGCAAAGAGCTCTTCACCAAATACTTCTGGGAGGTGTTTGCTCAGTTAGATGCTACAAAG GACTCCCATGGAGTTAGTATGCCGGCCTATTTCCGCTTCCTCACCATCCTGGCGTTCCATGTCTTCCTACAGGAGAGG GTTGATTTAGCTGTTATTGAGGTTGGGATTGGAGGGGCCTATGACTGTACGAACATCATCAG GAAGCCGTGGGTTTGTGGGATATCCTCCTTAGGAATTGATCACACAAGTATACTAGGAAACACCATAGAGGAGATCGCCTGGCAGAAAGCAGGCATATTTAAG CCAGGGGTGCCAGTGTTCACTGTCAAGCAGCCAGATAGGCCCATGACTGTTCTACAGGACAGAGCCAAAGAGATAGGG TGTCCTCTGTGGGTTTGTCCAGATCTGGAGCAGTATGAGTCTGGGGCTGGCCCTCTGAGTCTGGGCCTGGCTGGACGACAGCAGCGTTGCAACGCATCACTCGCCCTGCAGCTCAGCAAGACCTGGCTACAGTGCTACAGacagtctg ATGATCAGCTTGCTGCCCCGGTAGTGGAGAACAGGCTGGTCTCCCAGGCAACACCCTTTAAGCCCAGCCCCATCATGGTCAAAG gcctggagGCGACAGAGTGGCCTGGAAGAACTCAGACTCTGAGGCATGGTCCTGTCACCTACTACCTGGACGGAGCCCACACCACGGGCAGCATGCAGGCCTGTGTACACTGGTTCAGCCAGGAGATACAGCAGGAAGAGAGTAGCAGCAG gggccCTGTGATCAGAGTACTGCTGTTCAACACCACAGGAGAGAGGGACTCTGCTGCCATGCTCAAACTCCTAGAG CCATGCCAGTTTGATTTTGCAGTGTTTTGTCCCAACATTACTGAAACTATTACAGAAAACAATGCAG ATCAGCAAAATTTCAATGTGTCTGTGGAGAACATGCTGACCCGTTGCCTTGACAACCAGATCAGCTGGCAGAGCCTGAGTGGGACAGAGACTAAGCAGGGGTCTGAGTCTGAGCTGCTGATAAAGGACAGGCTCCCCTTGCTGGCCAACATCAGGACCCACACCCTGGTCTTCCCTTGCATCCTCAGCGCCCTCCAGTGGATCAGCCAGGGAAGGGATGCTGTACTGGCTACTGCAGGGAGCCCCTATCTCCCAGTACAGCCCAGTGTCACGGCAAAAGCAGAACCACTGAGAGAGGCAGCCCAGGTCTCTGTCCTGGTCACAGGTAGTCTACACCTAGTAGGAGGGGCGCTGAAATACCTGGACCCCTCGCTAGCCTCCTAA